In the genome of Deinococcus deserti VCD115, one region contains:
- a CDS encoding NAD(P)H-dependent flavin oxidoreductase produces the protein MTTVRHTPGSQEHDAGALGALGLTVPVVLAPMAGGVGTPELVAAVSGAGGLGSLGAAYLSPAQITGAMKAIRRLTIRPFAVNLFAPQPVPEVEAAQIEAACAELQPFHAALQLPPPAVPAHLQEDFEAQLEAVLAEPPAVFSFAFGRLEAQHIRALHAAGVLVVGTATSVQEARMLEADGVDAVVAQGGAAGGHRGGWEHDDLADTLELTRGVAGAVSLPVLAAGGLMTREHVRDALAAGASLAQCGTAFLLADEAGTSPPYRAALQQGGDTVLTRAFSGRTARGLRNAFSDRVAHPLPYPYQNALTRPLRSAGAQAGQADVLSLWAGEGFALARQGPATQVLEALTPDPSGTPGSPAGR, from the coding sequence ATGACGACAGTGCGACACACACCCGGTTCGCAGGAGCATGACGCCGGAGCACTTGGTGCGCTGGGGCTGACGGTCCCGGTGGTGCTGGCGCCCATGGCGGGCGGCGTGGGCACACCAGAACTGGTAGCGGCCGTTTCCGGGGCAGGCGGACTGGGGAGCCTGGGCGCCGCCTACCTGAGCCCGGCGCAGATTACCGGGGCCATGAAGGCTATTCGCCGCCTGACCATCCGGCCGTTCGCGGTGAACCTGTTCGCGCCGCAACCCGTGCCTGAAGTCGAAGCGGCCCAGATCGAGGCTGCCTGCGCGGAACTGCAACCGTTTCACGCGGCGCTGCAGCTTCCCCCGCCTGCCGTCCCCGCCCACCTTCAGGAAGACTTTGAGGCGCAGCTGGAAGCGGTCCTCGCCGAGCCTCCGGCGGTGTTTTCCTTCGCGTTTGGGCGGTTGGAGGCGCAGCACATCCGCGCCCTGCACGCCGCAGGAGTCCTGGTCGTCGGCACGGCGACCAGCGTTCAGGAGGCCCGCATGCTGGAAGCAGACGGGGTGGACGCCGTGGTGGCGCAGGGAGGCGCGGCCGGGGGCCACCGGGGAGGCTGGGAGCACGACGACCTGGCCGACACCCTGGAACTGACCCGCGGGGTGGCGGGCGCGGTCAGCCTCCCGGTGCTTGCCGCCGGGGGCCTGATGACGCGCGAGCACGTCAGGGACGCGCTGGCAGCCGGGGCGTCCCTGGCGCAATGCGGTACGGCGTTCCTGCTGGCCGACGAAGCCGGAACGTCGCCCCCCTACCGCGCGGCCCTACAGCAGGGCGGCGACACCGTGCTGACACGCGCCTTCTCGGGCCGCACGGCGCGTGGCCTGCGCAACGCATTCAGCGACCGCGTCGCCCATCCCCTCCCCTATCCGTACCAGAATGCCCTGACCCGGCCACTGCGCAGCGCCGGCGCGCAGGCCGGACAGGCGGATGTGCTGAGCCTGTGGGCCGGTGAGGGGTTTGCTCTCGCCCGGCAAGGGCCTGCAACGCAGGTGCTTGAAGCCCTGACTCCGGACCCCAGTGGAACTCCCGGATCGCCGGCTGGTCGATGA
- the purU gene encoding formyltetrahydrofolate deformylase codes for MTAVPDVPNTATLTITCPDRQGIVAAVSQFLHNHGANIIHSDQHSTDPEGGTFFMRMEFHLEGLAQARDSFERAFAGVVAEPLNMAWQVSYATRPKRMAVLVSRYDHCFLDLLWRKRRGELNVEIPLVISNHEDLRRDAEMFGIPFHLVPVTRDNKAEAEAEQIRLMHEAGVDFAVLARYMQILSGEFLQAFGRPVINIHHSFLPAFVGANPYRAAFNRGVKLIGATSHYVTEELDAGPIIAQDVVPVTHRETPDTLMRLGRDVERQVLARAVKAHAEDRVLVYGNKTVVF; via the coding sequence ATGACGGCTGTTCCTGACGTTCCCAACACCGCGACCCTGACCATCACCTGCCCCGACCGGCAGGGGATCGTGGCTGCCGTATCGCAGTTCCTGCATAACCACGGCGCGAACATCATCCACAGCGACCAGCACAGTACCGACCCCGAGGGTGGGACCTTTTTCATGCGCATGGAGTTTCACCTGGAGGGTCTGGCGCAGGCACGCGACTCCTTCGAGCGGGCCTTTGCGGGGGTGGTGGCCGAGCCGCTGAACATGGCGTGGCAGGTCAGCTACGCCACCCGGCCCAAACGCATGGCGGTGCTGGTCAGCCGCTATGACCATTGCTTCCTGGACCTGCTGTGGCGCAAACGGCGCGGCGAACTGAACGTGGAGATTCCGCTGGTGATCAGCAACCACGAGGACCTGCGCCGCGACGCGGAGATGTTCGGCATACCGTTTCATCTCGTGCCGGTTACCCGCGACAACAAGGCCGAAGCGGAAGCCGAGCAGATCCGCCTGATGCACGAGGCGGGCGTGGACTTTGCTGTCCTGGCCCGCTACATGCAGATTCTGTCGGGGGAGTTCCTGCAGGCTTTTGGCCGCCCGGTGATCAACATTCACCACAGCTTCCTGCCGGCGTTCGTGGGCGCCAATCCGTACCGCGCTGCCTTTAACCGCGGCGTGAAGCTGATCGGCGCGACCAGCCATTACGTGACCGAGGAACTCGACGCTGGCCCGATCATCGCGCAGGACGTGGTCCCAGTTACGCACCGCGAAACACCCGACACGCTGATGCGCCTGGGCCGTGACGTCGAGCGGCAGGTGCTCGCCCGCGCCGTCAAGGCCCACGCGGAGGACCGTGTGCTGGTATACGGCAACAAGACCGTGGTGTTCTGA
- a CDS encoding C39 family peptidase, with translation MSLVRQTYNACGPASITQVLAYFGLKMNMADVSRRTRPSETSYMTAEAIVRFAPQVGMEARLFTNGSLSIVKSAIKSGLPIIALQSHITDAGKVIPHWRVVVGYNDPTGQVYLMDPLLGYVSMGYADFARVWADQRGQFAVLYPPQLAATVRKVVG, from the coding sequence ATGTCTTTGGTTCGGCAGACCTACAACGCGTGTGGGCCGGCCAGCATCACGCAGGTGCTGGCTTATTTCGGCCTGAAGATGAACATGGCGGACGTGAGCCGCCGCACCCGACCGTCTGAAACCTCGTACATGACTGCTGAGGCCATTGTCAGATTTGCCCCCCAGGTGGGAATGGAAGCGCGGCTGTTCACGAATGGCTCGCTATCCATCGTGAAGTCTGCCATCAAGAGTGGCCTGCCGATCATCGCCCTGCAGTCGCATATCACGGATGCTGGTAAGGTCATTCCTCACTGGCGCGTGGTGGTCGGCTACAACGATCCCACCGGGCAGGTGTACCTGATGGACCCGCTGCTGGGGTACGTCAGCATGGGCTACGCCGACTTCGCTCGTGTCTGGGCTGACCAGCGCGGGCAGTTCGCGGTGCTGTATCCACCTCAGCTGGCGGCCACTGTGCGGAAAGTGGTGGGGTAG
- a CDS encoding histone deacetylase: MSAFPHPFRAFTAFRRAAYTAGPAPRRQFLPREFLELLLSGAQARLPLCDAPDLPWALAEAVHDPEYLRRWRQGEVTRSEERALGFAWTPAVVQRGLGSSGATLAATRDALQRGLGINLGGGTHHAFADRAEGFSFLNDVVISARWLLDAGYARRILVLDLDVHQGNGTASMLRAEPRVLTVSVHAQSNYPFRKERSGLDVGLPDGTGDQAYLQALETQVAPVVTAFRPDFLFYLAGADVLAGDQLGRLALSPEGVRARDHRVLLWAARAGLPTTVVMAGGYNRDPQTLIDVRLGTLDAALNAFSRFPQCQP; this comes from the coding sequence ATGAGCGCGTTTCCTCACCCTTTCCGGGCATTTACCGCGTTTCGCCGCGCTGCGTATACCGCCGGTCCCGCACCCCGCCGTCAGTTTCTGCCCCGCGAGTTTCTGGAGCTGCTGCTTTCAGGAGCTCAGGCCCGGCTGCCGCTGTGTGACGCGCCGGACCTGCCGTGGGCCCTGGCCGAGGCGGTGCATGACCCTGAGTATCTGCGCCGCTGGCGTCAGGGGGAAGTGACCCGCTCCGAGGAACGTGCCCTGGGCTTCGCCTGGACCCCGGCGGTGGTGCAGCGTGGCCTGGGCAGCAGCGGCGCCACCCTGGCCGCCACCCGTGACGCCCTGCAACGGGGCCTGGGAATCAACCTGGGCGGCGGCACCCACCACGCCTTTGCAGACCGCGCCGAGGGCTTTTCCTTCCTGAACGATGTGGTCATCAGTGCCCGCTGGCTGCTGGACGCCGGATACGCGCGGCGCATTCTGGTGCTTGACCTGGACGTGCACCAGGGCAACGGCACGGCCAGCATGTTGCGCGCCGAGCCCCGCGTATTGACCGTCAGCGTGCACGCCCAGAGCAACTACCCTTTTCGCAAGGAACGCAGCGGACTGGATGTGGGCCTGCCGGACGGCACCGGCGACCAGGCCTATCTGCAGGCGCTGGAGACCCAGGTGGCGCCGGTGGTCACGGCGTTCCGGCCGGATTTCCTGTTCTACCTCGCGGGGGCCGACGTGCTTGCCGGAGACCAGCTGGGGCGACTGGCCCTGAGCCCCGAAGGCGTGCGCGCGCGCGACCACCGGGTGCTGCTGTGGGCCGCCCGCGCCGGTCTGCCGACCACAGTGGTCATGGCCGGAGGCTACAACCGTGATCCCCAGACGCTGATCGATGTGCGCCTTGGAACGCTGGACGCAGCGCTGAACGCCTTCAGCCGTTTCCCTCAGTGCCAGCCCTGA
- a CDS encoding peptide chain release factor 3, with protein MSTPDTNPAALPGEIARRRTFAIISHPDAGKTTITEKLLLYGGAIQEAGSVTAKEGRSHTKSDWMSIEQQRGISISSSALTFEYAGRHINLLDTPGHQDFSEDTYRTLTAADSALMVLDAARGVQAQTEKLFAVCRNRGIPILTFVNKMDRPAQDPFELIAQVEETLKITAVPLTWPIGDGPDFKGVYDLQTGQVLAFERTSGGKHRAPMQTAGLNDPRLIELVGADLAAKLQEDVELIQGAMAEFDAEAFLNGELTPVFFGSAMNNFGIEHFLSNFVDLAPPPGPVETNLGERAPEAPFAGFIFKLQANMSKQHRDRTAYMRVMSGHFERGMDVTHTRTGRKLRLSQAHTLFAQDREKVEEAYPGDIVGLVNPGVFQIGDVISVDGKVTLPSFPRFTPETFATISLRDVGKRKAFMKGLTQLAEEGVVQVFYPTDGARDPYLGAVGPLQFEVFQARLAEEYGVDVEMNVTSYQLVRWLAGDPSNVARFARHVEDDQGRPVMLFRSKYDLEYTAEQHPEIEFLPLPKDLTRV; from the coding sequence ATGAGCACCCCCGACACCAACCCGGCTGCCCTGCCCGGCGAGATCGCCCGGCGCCGCACCTTTGCCATCATTTCCCACCCGGATGCCGGGAAAACCACCATCACCGAAAAGCTGCTGCTGTACGGAGGCGCCATTCAGGAAGCCGGATCGGTGACGGCCAAGGAAGGACGCAGCCACACCAAGTCCGACTGGATGAGCATCGAGCAGCAGCGCGGAATTTCGATTTCCAGCAGCGCGCTGACCTTCGAGTACGCCGGACGGCACATCAACCTGCTCGATACCCCCGGACACCAGGATTTCAGCGAGGACACCTACCGCACCCTGACGGCCGCCGACAGCGCCCTGATGGTGCTCGACGCCGCCCGTGGCGTGCAGGCCCAGACCGAGAAGCTGTTCGCGGTGTGCCGCAATCGCGGCATTCCCATCCTGACCTTTGTCAACAAGATGGACCGTCCGGCCCAGGACCCGTTCGAGCTGATTGCGCAGGTCGAAGAAACCCTGAAAATCACGGCAGTACCTCTGACCTGGCCCATCGGGGACGGACCTGATTTCAAGGGCGTGTACGACCTGCAGACGGGTCAGGTGCTGGCCTTCGAGCGCACCTCCGGCGGCAAGCACCGCGCGCCCATGCAGACCGCAGGCCTGAACGACCCCCGGCTGATCGAACTGGTCGGCGCGGATCTTGCTGCCAAACTGCAGGAAGATGTCGAGCTGATTCAGGGCGCCATGGCCGAGTTCGACGCCGAGGCGTTCCTGAACGGCGAACTCACCCCGGTCTTCTTCGGCTCCGCCATGAACAACTTCGGGATCGAGCACTTCCTGAGCAACTTCGTGGACCTCGCCCCACCCCCCGGCCCAGTCGAAACCAACCTGGGAGAACGTGCCCCCGAAGCTCCCTTTGCAGGTTTCATCTTCAAGCTGCAGGCGAACATGAGCAAGCAGCACCGCGACCGCACCGCGTACATGCGCGTCATGAGCGGCCACTTCGAACGCGGCATGGACGTCACCCACACCCGCACCGGCCGCAAACTCCGCCTGTCCCAAGCCCACACGCTGTTCGCCCAGGACCGCGAGAAGGTGGAGGAAGCCTACCCCGGCGACATCGTGGGTCTGGTCAACCCGGGCGTATTCCAGATTGGTGACGTCATCAGCGTGGACGGCAAGGTCACCCTGCCCAGCTTCCCGCGCTTCACGCCCGAAACCTTCGCCACCATTTCCCTGCGCGACGTGGGCAAACGCAAGGCGTTCATGAAAGGACTGACCCAGCTGGCCGAGGAAGGCGTCGTGCAGGTCTTTTACCCCACGGATGGAGCGCGTGACCCGTACCTGGGCGCCGTCGGACCGTTGCAGTTCGAGGTGTTCCAGGCCCGACTGGCCGAGGAATACGGCGTGGATGTGGAAATGAACGTCACCAGCTATCAGCTGGTGCGCTGGCTGGCCGGTGACCCCAGCAATGTGGCCCGCTTTGCCCGCCACGTGGAAGACGACCAGGGACGCCCGGTAATGCTGTTCCGCAGCAAGTACGACCTGGAATACACCGCTGAGCAGCACCCCGAGATCGAGTTCCTGCCGCTGCCTAAGGATTTAACGCGGGTGTGA
- a CDS encoding GNAT family N-acetyltransferase encodes MTVALRPLQAGDEEAAVRWAADPVFCQAADWTVGLSPRVIRRHWVALIASKQADFRRWDITLDGRLVGYVDLANLKAASEESTSEELVSGELGVVLGERNLWGQGVSRRACKLLLEQAWATGLHTVTAEVHAPNERSHALMRRLGFRECRMTEPQLYQGVPVAMVQYVLRRPDGEL; translated from the coding sequence GTGACTGTTGCACTGCGCCCACTCCAGGCAGGCGATGAAGAGGCCGCAGTGCGCTGGGCCGCCGATCCGGTGTTCTGCCAGGCCGCTGACTGGACTGTCGGGTTGTCCCCAAGGGTGATCCGGCGTCATTGGGTAGCTCTGATCGCCTCGAAACAGGCAGACTTCCGGCGCTGGGATATCACTCTGGACGGGCGGCTGGTGGGCTATGTGGACCTGGCCAATCTGAAGGCAGCTTCCGAGGAAAGTACCTCTGAGGAACTGGTTTCCGGAGAACTGGGCGTGGTGCTGGGCGAGCGGAATTTGTGGGGACAGGGGGTGTCCCGGCGCGCCTGCAAACTGCTGCTGGAACAAGCCTGGGCAACGGGACTCCATACCGTCACGGCGGAAGTGCACGCGCCCAATGAGAGGTCGCACGCCCTGATGCGCCGGCTGGGCTTCCGGGAATGCAGAATGACTGAACCGCAGCTCTACCAGGGCG
- a CDS encoding aminopeptidase — translation MVQTNNVQTNTDESAFSLLLPYDPVRHAALLADYCLMAAPGERLLVAGGQAATPLIREVTRALLSRGARPVVRVDYPGQDDDFAELASDAVLDAVHAADVADVEALDGSLRVLTPEPGQPGDAARRARLMASRAPVAAARARKKWSLTLFPTLHAAAQANMGHEAFGDFVMRAMFLDRADPVAAWGEVRQMQARIIDRLTRADVVRIEAPGTDLTLRVGGRTWANSDGRRNMPSGEVFTGPLEDSAEGVVTFTIPAAYQGQMVRGARLVFRAGEVIEASAEEGEDVLRAALATDAGARRLGELGIGTNSGIQIPTGNILFDEKIGGTVHLALGKSYPETGGLNASAIHWDLITDLRQGGRLSLDGEVVQENGIFLI, via the coding sequence ATGGTGCAGACGAACAACGTGCAGACCAATACGGACGAGTCCGCCTTTTCCCTTCTCCTGCCCTACGATCCGGTGCGCCACGCCGCACTGCTGGCCGACTACTGCCTGATGGCCGCCCCTGGCGAGCGCCTGCTGGTGGCCGGCGGCCAGGCCGCCACGCCGCTGATCCGCGAGGTCACCCGCGCGCTGCTGTCTCGCGGTGCCCGGCCAGTGGTGCGCGTGGACTATCCGGGGCAGGATGACGACTTTGCTGAACTGGCCTCCGACGCCGTGCTGGACGCCGTACACGCCGCTGACGTGGCGGACGTGGAAGCGCTGGACGGCAGCCTCCGGGTGCTGACCCCGGAGCCCGGCCAGCCTGGAGACGCCGCGCGGCGCGCCCGCCTGATGGCCTCGCGCGCGCCGGTTGCGGCCGCCCGCGCCCGGAAAAAATGGAGCCTGACCCTGTTCCCCACCCTGCACGCCGCAGCGCAGGCCAACATGGGCCACGAAGCCTTCGGTGATTTCGTGATGCGCGCCATGTTCCTGGACCGCGCTGACCCGGTCGCGGCCTGGGGCGAGGTGCGGCAGATGCAGGCCCGGATTATCGACCGGCTGACCCGCGCTGACGTGGTGCGGATCGAGGCCCCCGGCACCGATCTGACCCTGCGCGTGGGCGGCCGGACCTGGGCCAACAGCGACGGCAGACGCAACATGCCCAGCGGCGAGGTGTTTACCGGGCCGCTGGAGGACAGCGCCGAGGGCGTTGTGACCTTTACCATTCCGGCGGCGTACCAGGGCCAGATGGTCCGGGGCGCCCGGCTGGTCTTCCGCGCGGGCGAGGTTATCGAAGCCAGCGCGGAGGAAGGCGAGGACGTGCTGCGCGCCGCCCTGGCGACCGATGCTGGCGCCCGACGGCTGGGTGAGCTGGGCATCGGCACCAACAGCGGCATTCAGATTCCCACCGGGAACATCCTGTTCGACGAGAAGATCGGCGGCACCGTACACCTGGCACTGGGCAAAAGCTACCCAGAAACCGGCGGCCTGAACGCAAGCGCCATCCACTGGGACCTGATAACGGACCTGCGCCAGGGCGGGCGCTTGAGCCTGGACGGCGAAGTGGTGCAGGAGAATGGAATCTTCCTGATTTAA
- a CDS encoding ribonuclease domain-containing protein, whose product MPPARQRGHYREYTIRTPSKRDWGTRRIVC is encoded by the coding sequence TTGCCGCCTGCCCGACAGCGAGGCCACTACCGCGAGTACACCATCAGGACCCCCAGCAAGCGCGACTGGGGAACACGGCGGATCGTGTGCTGA
- a CDS encoding PxKF domain-containing protein, whose amino-acid sequence MKRTLGGLFLALTLAACSQSDTPSSAPAPEAKASTPEAAASSPVLRRLDTVTLVNVTNHVVSGGRISRTPGQTGNPSFYMAETSNDNQNNCNFNNGQKGTLTLTSSDVSKIPNPPTVEITGCGTANPVTIPYTVASGATAGEVTLTATATGGHAGSTNTPTSFIVEIIIPSGTDTSPPVIVPTVTGTQGLNDWYTSDVQVVWSVTDGQSAITTRECPTPLIETDTNGTTVTCSATSAGGTSTRSVFIKRDATAPVISDANIVNTTWRKTNLSAAFTASDPTSGLATSTDDSFTLVASSESASATQPTVVSKTVRDAAGNVATRTVSALIDKTAPSVSGSDVTDPAWHKADVVSPTFTITETGSGLVDGTPSSFTLTAKDESTLSGTTVVPTTVSRTITDKAGNATIRTFSAKIDRTSPVISGSDTSVTTWTNSASVSSDPFTASDPLSGLADARLASFTLTATAESESATAPTLVSQTVTDAAGNSAVRTFSALIDRTAPTITGSRSPLAPPSGWNNANVTVSFSCDGTRSDVASCTTSQTVSTEGANQSVTGTVTDQAGNRATTTVTGISIDKTAPMVALALAGTAGLNDWYRSAVEVTTTGTDTASGSGGVNCSAKQTLSDETGSAGVTVSGSCTDAAGNTGSDSETVKIDRTAPTITGSRTPAANAQGWNNDNVAVSFTCTDARSGMGSCLGNKTVTTEGADQSVTGTATDNAGNSATATVGSISIDKTAPEISGADVNDTIWRKTPLSVSFTANDDTSGLETSTDASFSLTATADSTRVNGNPVPTTVSRTVKDKAGNTAVRTVNALIDTAKPTISGSTDSRANDKGWYTADVTVSFQCADALSGLKSCSASQKLTEGADQSATGTATDNAGNNETATLNGLKIDTSKPTIDYTLSSPVPASGWYTSDVTVTFTCADSVSGVASCPKAITVSADGPTEITGSVTDQAGHSASITPFTIQLDKTAPAISYVLRGTTGKNGWYTSDVIIDYTCTDAASGVNTCPADTTLTSSAASQLHTATDKAGNSGKVTVEAINIDKIAPVIDGSKLPTSIHASSFTAIPLLPLLSATDSGGSGLAGSGAITCNPTNLAINNLSTETNSVSCTVEDLAGNTSKFEQKVRVYIGNIWSGTHNFLSPLKSDPSDLSLAKSGSTVPLKFTAPQLATGPAVGLAKELTISRGFKALSITDKSYEITDVTLASTADWRYDAASNHYIHNLSTKGFAAGEYTYEVRYNGVLIARGAFNVKP is encoded by the coding sequence ATGAAACGAACTCTCGGCGGTCTATTTTTGGCTCTCACCCTGGCAGCGTGTTCCCAGTCGGACACTCCATCCTCCGCCCCAGCACCTGAAGCTAAGGCCAGCACGCCTGAGGCGGCAGCCAGCAGCCCGGTCCTGAGGCGCCTGGACACTGTGACGCTCGTGAACGTGACCAACCATGTCGTCTCGGGCGGCAGGATATCCAGGACCCCAGGCCAGACGGGGAACCCCTCTTTTTACATGGCCGAGACCAGCAACGACAATCAGAACAACTGCAACTTCAACAACGGCCAGAAGGGGACGCTCACCCTGACCTCCAGTGACGTCAGCAAGATTCCGAATCCCCCAACCGTTGAGATCACTGGATGCGGAACGGCGAATCCCGTCACCATTCCCTATACCGTGGCCTCTGGCGCAACCGCTGGGGAGGTCACCCTGACGGCCACGGCGACAGGCGGGCATGCAGGCAGCACGAACACGCCTACCTCGTTCATTGTTGAGATCATCATTCCTAGTGGCACGGACACCAGCCCGCCCGTGATTGTGCCCACCGTCACTGGGACCCAAGGCCTCAATGACTGGTACACCTCGGATGTCCAGGTGGTCTGGAGCGTGACCGACGGGCAAAGCGCCATTACCACGCGCGAATGTCCCACCCCCCTGATCGAGACCGACACCAACGGCACCACGGTGACCTGCTCGGCCACCAGCGCCGGCGGGACCAGCACCAGGTCCGTGTTTATTAAGCGCGACGCCACGGCCCCGGTCATCAGCGACGCCAATATCGTCAACACCACCTGGCGCAAGACGAATCTGTCGGCCGCCTTTACGGCCAGTGACCCTACTTCCGGCCTGGCCACCAGCACGGATGACAGCTTTACCCTGGTGGCTTCGAGCGAGTCCGCGAGCGCTACCCAGCCGACCGTGGTCAGCAAGACCGTCAGAGATGCCGCCGGCAACGTGGCCACCCGGACCGTGTCCGCCCTGATCGACAAGACCGCCCCCAGCGTCAGCGGCAGCGATGTCACGGACCCCGCCTGGCACAAGGCCGACGTGGTCTCGCCCACCTTCACGATCACTGAGACCGGCTCTGGCCTGGTCGACGGCACTCCCTCGAGCTTTACCCTGACCGCCAAGGATGAGTCCACCCTGTCCGGGACTACCGTGGTCCCCACGACCGTGTCCAGGACCATCACCGACAAGGCGGGCAACGCCACCATCCGGACCTTCTCCGCCAAAATCGACCGGACCAGCCCCGTCATCAGCGGCAGTGACACCAGTGTCACGACCTGGACGAACAGCGCCAGCGTGAGCTCGGACCCGTTCACTGCTTCTGACCCTCTGTCTGGCCTGGCCGACGCAAGGCTGGCCAGCTTCACGCTCACCGCCACCGCGGAATCAGAAAGCGCCACGGCGCCGACGCTCGTGAGTCAGACGGTCACCGACGCCGCCGGAAACAGCGCCGTCCGGACCTTCTCGGCGCTGATCGACCGCACCGCTCCGACCATCACCGGCAGCCGCTCCCCCCTCGCCCCGCCCTCCGGCTGGAACAACGCCAATGTGACCGTCAGCTTCAGCTGCGACGGCACCCGGTCCGACGTGGCGAGCTGCACGACCAGCCAGACCGTAAGCACCGAAGGCGCCAACCAGAGCGTCACCGGCACCGTCACCGACCAGGCGGGGAACCGGGCCACCACGACCGTCACCGGCATCAGCATCGACAAGACCGCGCCGATGGTGGCCCTGGCACTGGCCGGCACAGCCGGGCTGAACGACTGGTACCGCAGCGCCGTGGAGGTCACCACCACCGGGACCGACACCGCGAGCGGCAGCGGCGGCGTGAACTGCAGCGCCAAGCAGACCCTCAGCGACGAGACAGGCAGCGCGGGCGTAACGGTCTCGGGAAGCTGCACCGACGCGGCTGGAAATACCGGCAGCGACAGCGAGACCGTGAAGATCGACCGCACCGCCCCGACCATCACCGGCAGCCGCACCCCGGCAGCCAACGCCCAGGGCTGGAACAACGACAATGTGGCCGTCAGCTTCACCTGCACCGACGCCCGCTCCGGCATGGGAAGCTGCCTGGGCAACAAGACCGTGACCACCGAAGGTGCTGACCAGAGCGTCACCGGCACCGCCACCGACAACGCCGGCAACTCGGCCACCGCCACGGTAGGCAGCATCAGCATCGACAAGACCGCGCCCGAGATCAGCGGCGCAGACGTGAACGACACCATCTGGCGCAAGACGCCCCTGTCGGTCTCCTTCACGGCCAACGACGACACCTCCGGCCTGGAGACCAGCACCGATGCCAGCTTCTCCCTGACGGCCACCGCCGATTCCACCCGGGTGAACGGCAACCCCGTCCCGACCACGGTCAGCCGGACAGTCAAGGACAAAGCAGGCAACACGGCCGTGCGCACCGTCAATGCACTGATCGATACCGCCAAGCCCACCATCAGCGGCAGCACCGACAGCCGAGCCAATGACAAAGGCTGGTACACCGCCGACGTGACCGTCAGCTTCCAGTGCGCCGACGCGCTCTCGGGTCTGAAGAGCTGCAGCGCCAGCCAGAAGCTCACCGAAGGCGCCGACCAGAGCGCCACCGGCACCGCCACCGACAACGCCGGCAACAACGAGACGGCCACGCTGAACGGCCTCAAGATCGACACCAGCAAGCCGACCATCGACTACACCCTGAGCAGCCCAGTGCCTGCGAGCGGCTGGTACACCAGCGACGTGACCGTCACTTTCACCTGCGCCGACAGCGTCTCGGGCGTGGCCTCCTGCCCGAAGGCCATCACGGTCAGCGCCGACGGCCCCACTGAGATCACCGGCAGCGTCACCGACCAGGCCGGGCACAGCGCCTCTATCACGCCCTTCACCATCCAGCTCGACAAGACCGCGCCCGCGATCAGCTACGTCCTGAGGGGGACGACCGGCAAGAACGGCTGGTACACCAGTGACGTCATCATCGACTACACCTGCACCGATGCTGCTTCTGGCGTCAACACCTGCCCGGCTGACACCACCTTGACCAGCAGCGCCGCGAGCCAGCTCCACACGGCCACCGACAAGGCTGGCAACTCCGGCAAGGTTACGGTCGAAGCCATCAACATCGACAAGATCGCGCCGGTCATCGACGGATCGAAGCTGCCCACGTCCATCCACGCCAGTAGCTTCACGGCAATCCCACTGCTCCCCCTCCTGAGCGCGACTGACAGCGGTGGATCCGGTCTGGCAGGATCAGGCGCGATCACTTGCAACCCCACAAACCTCGCGATCAATAACTTGTCCACCGAGACCAACAGCGTCTCCTGCACAGTGGAGGATCTGGCGGGCAATACCAGCAAGTTCGAGCAGAAAGTCCGGGTTTACATCGGCAACATCTGGAGCGGCACCCACAACTTCCTCTCGCCGCTCAAGAGTGACCCCAGTGACCTGAGCCTGGCCAAGTCCGGATCGACCGTGCCCCTGAAGTTCACGGCCCCTCAACTCGCCACCGGCCCTGCCGTGGGGCTGGCCAAGGAACTGACCATCAGCCGGGGCTTCAAAGCGCTGTCCATCACCGACAAGTCCTACGAGATTACCGACGTCACCCTGGCAAGCACCGCCGACTGGCGCTACGACGCCGCGTCCAACCACTACATCCACAACCTCAGCACCAAGGGCTTTGCCGCCGGTGAATACACCTACGAGGTCCGGTACAACGGAGTCCTCATCGCCCGGGGCGCCTTCAACGTCAAGCCCTGA